A genomic segment from Paenibacillus sp. FSL K6-1096 encodes:
- a CDS encoding glycoside hydrolase family 88 protein encodes MEVTEKQAVPVSCVSKEEVMQKLELVTNKLLKLGRPDNEAELQNLGEDAERRGYFARDFGMDEWDWPQGVGLYGLQKLDRHFGDGRYAAYSKPWMAWQLEKGLPSRNINTTAPLLSLMELDEAKELSLEWVDWLMNGLPRTLEQGYQHVTTGTQKHEVSLHENEIWIDTLFMAILFTAKMGVKYDNEQWRETSLHQLLLHIKYLYDVRTGFFFHGWHFAERHNFSEAFWCRGNGWFALGLPEYLELMRPYLADGVFRYLQQTLQAQAEALLACQSEDGLWHTLLDDPGSYTETSGSAAIAAGILNSVRRGLLPEAYSEPALRAIRAILDRIDGEGTVLGVSGGTPIGAAKEDYKGIIIAPMAYGQAMTLVALGEALHYC; translated from the coding sequence GTGGAAGTAACAGAGAAGCAGGCGGTGCCGGTTAGCTGTGTGAGCAAGGAAGAGGTTATGCAGAAGCTGGAGCTGGTCACGAATAAGCTGCTGAAGCTGGGACGGCCGGATAACGAAGCGGAATTGCAGAACCTGGGGGAGGATGCGGAGCGCCGGGGGTATTTTGCCCGTGACTTCGGAATGGATGAATGGGACTGGCCGCAGGGAGTGGGGCTATATGGCCTGCAAAAGCTGGACCGGCATTTCGGCGACGGCCGTTACGCGGCGTACAGCAAGCCTTGGATGGCCTGGCAGCTGGAGAAGGGACTGCCCAGCCGGAATATCAACACCACCGCCCCGCTGTTGTCCTTGATGGAGCTGGATGAAGCCAAGGAGCTGAGTCTGGAGTGGGTCGACTGGCTGATGAACGGCCTGCCCCGGACACTGGAGCAAGGCTATCAGCATGTGACTACGGGGACTCAGAAGCATGAGGTCTCGCTCCATGAGAACGAGATCTGGATTGATACGCTGTTCATGGCGATTCTGTTCACCGCCAAAATGGGCGTGAAATACGACAACGAGCAGTGGCGCGAGACCTCGCTGCATCAGCTGCTGCTGCACATTAAATATCTGTATGATGTGAGAACCGGCTTCTTCTTCCATGGCTGGCATTTTGCAGAGCGCCATAACTTCAGCGAAGCCTTCTGGTGCCGCGGCAACGGCTGGTTCGCCCTCGGCCTGCCGGAATATCTGGAGCTCATGCGCCCCTATCTGGCAGACGGAGTCTTCCGCTATCTCCAGCAGACGCTGCAGGCCCAGGCCGAAGCCTTACTCGCCTGTCAGAGCGAGGATGGACTATGGCATACCCTGCTGGATGACCCTGGAAGCTATACCGAAACCTCCGGTTCGGCTGCAATTGCCGCCGGTATTCTGAACAGTGTGCGCCGGGGGCTGCTCCCGGAGGCCTATAGCGAACCGGCTCTGCGGGCAATCCGCGCTATCCTGGACCGAATTGACGGCGAAGGCACAGTGCTTGGGGTGTCCGGCGGTACTCCCATCGGTGCAGCCAAGGAGGACTACAAGGGAATCATCATTGCCCCTATGGCCTATGGCCAGGCGATGACGCTGGTTGCGCTGGGCGAAGCGCTGCATTACTGCTGA